Proteins from a single region of Thalassophryne amazonica chromosome 22, fThaAma1.1, whole genome shotgun sequence:
- the LOC117503771 gene encoding mesoderm-specific transcript homolog protein-like — MTEWWIHVALICVPLVAVYLHIPPPQLSPALQKWHATGDVFHFRGKRIFYRDSFGALGSSDVVVLLHGFPTSSYDWNKIWEPLTQRFHRVIALDFLGFGFSDKPRPHAYSIFEQASVVEALVNHLGLNNQRLNLLSHDYGDTVALELLYRSDQNRTGHLTFNSLCLSNGGLFPETHHPRLLQMLLKDSTVLAPVLTRLTNYLIFTRGLGEVFGPYTQPTDAEFWDMWTGLRYNDGNLVLDSILQYINQRLKHRERWVGALTSTSIPLHMIYGPMDPVNPHPQFISLYQQLVQRSTFTVLDEHISHYPQLEDPTGFLKAYFNFIHSF, encoded by the exons ATGACGGAGTGGTGGATTCACGTGGCTTTGATCTGCGTCCCCCTGGTGGCCGTTTACCTGCACATCCCGCCCCCACAGCTCTCACCTGCGCTGCAGAAGTGGCACGCGACCGGGGACGTGTTCCATTTCAGAGGCAAGCGGATCTTTTACAGAG ACTCCTTCGGTGCTCTGGGAAGCTCTGATGTGGTGGTTCTGCTGCACGGTTTCCCCACCTCCAGCTACGACTGGAACAAG atcTGGGAGCCACTGACGCAGCGCTTCCATCGGGTCATTGCTCTGGACTTTCTTGGTTTTGGTTTCAGCGACAAGCCT CGACCGCACGCATACTCCATCTTCGAGCAGGCCAGTGTGGTGGAAGCTCTGGTCAACCATTTAGGTCTGAACAACCAGCGACTCAATCTGCTGTCCCACGACTACGGCGACACCGTGGCTCTGGAGCTGCtctacag GAGCGACCAGAACCGGACGGGTCACCTGACCTTTAACAGCCTGTGTCTGTCTAACGGAG GATTGTTCCCAGAAACTCATCACCCTCGCCTGCTGCAGATG CTTCTCAAAGACTCCACTGTTCTGGCTCCAGTTTTGACGCGTCTCACCAACTACCTGATCTTCACCAGAGG GCTCGGGGAAGTGTTTGGTCCGTACACTCAGCCCACAGACGCAGAGTTCTGGGACATGTGGACTGGTTTACGTTACAATGACGGCAACCTGGTTCTGGACAG TATTCTGCAGTACATCAACCAGCGGCTGAAGCACAGAGAGCGGTGGGTGGGCGCGCTCACCTCCACCTCCATCCCTC TGCACATGATCTATGGACCCATGGACCCAGTCAACCCTCACCCCCAGTTCATCAGTCTGTACCA GCAGCTGGTTCAGAGGTCGACATTCACTGTTTTGGACGAACACATCAGTCATTACCCTCAGTTGGAAGATCCCACCGGCTTCCTCAAAGCCTACTTCAACTTTATTCACTCCTTCTGA